The following are encoded together in the Budorcas taxicolor isolate Tak-1 chromosome 4, Takin1.1, whole genome shotgun sequence genome:
- the LOC128046783 gene encoding 3-beta-hydroxysteroid-Delta(8),Delta(7)-isomerase isoform X1 yields MDKSKCQAKMKVWNLSETQEPVGEASANTLLTYKDMTTNTSPTHPYWPRHLRLDNFVPNDCPTWHILAGLFSVSGVLVVATWLLSGRAAVVPLGTWRRLSLCWFAVCGFIHLVIEGWFSLYHADLLGDQAILSQLWKEYAKGDSRYILNDNFMICMETVTAYLWGPLSLWVVIAFLRHQPLRFVLQLVVSVGQVYGDVLYFLTEYHDGFQHGELGHPLYFWFYFVFLNALWLVLPGLLILDSIKQLAHAQSILDAKAPKAKSKQN; encoded by the exons ATGGACAAGTCCAAGTGCCAAGCAAAGATG aaggtttGGAATCTTAGTGAGACCCAGGAGCCTGTGGGAGAGGCCTCTGCAAACACGCTATTGACCTACAAAGACATGACCACCAACACCAGCCCCACGCACCCCTACTGGCCTCGGCATCTGAGACTAGACAACTTTGTGCCTAATGACTGCCCCACCTGGCATATCCTGGCTGGCCTATTCTCCGTCTCtggagtcttagttgtggccacATGGCTGTTGTCAGGGCGTGCTGCGGTCGTCCCACTGGGGACTTGGCGGAGACTGTCCCTGTGCTGGTTTGCAGTATGTGGGTTCATTCACTTGGTGATTGAGGGCTGGTTCAGCCTCTACCATGCGGACCTTCTCGGAGACCAAGCCATCTTATCTCAACTCTGGAAAGAGTATGCCAAGGGAGACAGCCGATACATCCTGAATGATAACTTCATGATATGCATGGAGACTGTCACGGCTTACCTGTGGGGACCACTCAGCCTGTGGGTGGTGATTGCTTTTCTCCGCCATCAACCCCTCCGCTTTGTCCTACAGCTTGTGGTCTCTGTTGGTCAGGTATATGGAGATGTGCTCTATTTCCTGACAGAGTACCATGATGGATTCCAGCACGGGGAGCTGGGCCACCCACTCTACTTCtggttttactttgttttcttgaaTGCCCTGTGGTTGGTGCTGCCTGGACTCCTCATACTGGATTCTATAAAGCAACTTGCTCATGCCCAGAGCATACTGGATGCCAAAGCCCCCAAAGCCAAGAGCAAGCAGAACTAA
- the LOC128046783 gene encoding 3-beta-hydroxysteroid-Delta(8),Delta(7)-isomerase isoform X2, whose translation MTTNTSPTHPYWPRHLRLDNFVPNDCPTWHILAGLFSVSGVLVVATWLLSGRAAVVPLGTWRRLSLCWFAVCGFIHLVIEGWFSLYHADLLGDQAILSQLWKEYAKGDSRYILNDNFMICMETVTAYLWGPLSLWVVIAFLRHQPLRFVLQLVVSVGQVYGDVLYFLTEYHDGFQHGELGHPLYFWFYFVFLNALWLVLPGLLILDSIKQLAHAQSILDAKAPKAKSKQN comes from the coding sequence ATGACCACCAACACCAGCCCCACGCACCCCTACTGGCCTCGGCATCTGAGACTAGACAACTTTGTGCCTAATGACTGCCCCACCTGGCATATCCTGGCTGGCCTATTCTCCGTCTCtggagtcttagttgtggccacATGGCTGTTGTCAGGGCGTGCTGCGGTCGTCCCACTGGGGACTTGGCGGAGACTGTCCCTGTGCTGGTTTGCAGTATGTGGGTTCATTCACTTGGTGATTGAGGGCTGGTTCAGCCTCTACCATGCGGACCTTCTCGGAGACCAAGCCATCTTATCTCAACTCTGGAAAGAGTATGCCAAGGGAGACAGCCGATACATCCTGAATGATAACTTCATGATATGCATGGAGACTGTCACGGCTTACCTGTGGGGACCACTCAGCCTGTGGGTGGTGATTGCTTTTCTCCGCCATCAACCCCTCCGCTTTGTCCTACAGCTTGTGGTCTCTGTTGGTCAGGTATATGGAGATGTGCTCTATTTCCTGACAGAGTACCATGATGGATTCCAGCACGGGGAGCTGGGCCACCCACTCTACTTCtggttttactttgttttcttgaaTGCCCTGTGGTTGGTGCTGCCTGGACTCCTCATACTGGATTCTATAAAGCAACTTGCTCATGCCCAGAGCATACTGGATGCCAAAGCCCCCAAAGCCAAGAGCAAGCAGAACTAA